Within Vannielia litorea, the genomic segment GCGCGGCGGGCGCTGGGGGGTGCGGTAGAGGAAGTCGCGCATCACCAGGGTGACGGTGACGAAGGCGACGAAGAGCAGCAGATACCATGACCCCATCTTGGAAAAGCTCACCCGCTCCGTCCAGTGCTGGCCGGGGTAGGCCCATGTGCCGGTGACCGTGCCGACGTTTTCCGCCACCCAGACCATGAGGGCCACGAGGAAGGCGGTGAGCGGAAGCGGCATCCAGAGCGGCCTTTCGCCCACGTAGAACCACACCCGCGTGCGGGCGAAGAGCAGGAGCGTGGCGGCGAAGAGGGCGAGCCGGATGTCGGGCAGGAAGTGGTGGGCGAAGAAGTTGACATAGATCGCCACGGCCAGCAGGACGGTCGTCCAGAACGGGGGGTAGGGGGCGAAGCGCATCTCGAAGATCCGGGTGACGCGGGCGATGTAGCTGCCGATGGAGGCATACATGAAGCCCGAGAACAGCGGCACGCCCATGATCTTGAGCAGGCCCGCCTCGGGGTAGGACCAGCTTCCGGCCTGAACCTTGAAGAACTCCATCGCCGTGCCGGTGAGGTGGAAGAGCGCGATGACCCTGGCCTCCTCCCAGGTTTCGAGCCGGGCCCAGAGGAAGAGCACCTGGGTGGAGAGCGCGAAGATCACGAGAAAGTCGTATCGGGCGAGCATCCAGCCGGGTTGCCAGACGGCCTTGGTGGCGAGGATGGCCAGCAGCAGCAGCCCGCCGAAGAGCGCGGCCCAGCCCTGCTTGAGGGTGAACATGACCAGCTCGGCCAGCCAGGCGGGCAGGCGGCGGCGCGCCCAGTCGCCCATGCCGCGCTCGAGCCGGCGCGTGCCGCCGTCGACAGGACGGGGGGGAAGGCGCTGCGGGGTCATCGGAGAGGAGTTTCCTGTTGGTGGGAGTGGGCGTGCATGGGGTGGTGGGGTCTGTCTGTTGCGTTTCGATCTCGCGAGAGGCTCACCGTGGAGGGCCGGCAAGTCAACGGCTTATGGGCAGGGGCCGGGGCGGGCAGGGAGGTTGGTCACGGGGCGAGGTCGAGCGGGCGCCTCACAACATCCGGGGGGTGCTTTTCGGCTCGCGCCGATATGTGGTAGGACTTTCGGGCAGCATGAGATGGGGGAATCGGTGAGGCAGTATC encodes:
- a CDS encoding DUF817 domain-containing protein, producing MTPQRLPPRPVDGGTRRLERGMGDWARRRLPAWLAELVMFTLKQGWAALFGGLLLLAILATKAVWQPGWMLARYDFLVIFALSTQVLFLWARLETWEEARVIALFHLTGTAMEFFKVQAGSWSYPEAGLLKIMGVPLFSGFMYASIGSYIARVTRIFEMRFAPYPPFWTTVLLAVAIYVNFFAHHFLPDIRLALFAATLLLFARTRVWFYVGERPLWMPLPLTAFLVALMVWVAENVGTVTGTWAYPGQHWTERVSFSKMGSWYLLLFVAFVTVTLVMRDFLYRTPQRPPRRALPHAEDEEAPA